One part of the Raphanus sativus cultivar WK10039 unplaced genomic scaffold, ASM80110v3 Scaffold0008, whole genome shotgun sequence genome encodes these proteins:
- the LOC108834743 gene encoding uncharacterized protein LOC108834743 yields the protein MDFQANKAISCTKYRFLYFNPNFTKSLKWQWLCNQHGPIEYRNRKRKIIGSPPSVNSKTKQKKARPGSNITGPSSSGLPPLFETDSNPEATQCPNQNKTNEFIRPPRFIVHDHPEAYNNRYEMESESENEDEYDDNQTYSGYPGGESLINPSPQHIPQQENHTVTSSITIGLQKNGYYDEGDPVWNCRFCQAYMWYGERIGKRRRSKKPVFSMCCKHGKVVLPRLANPPMELMYLLCKGDELSKHYREFIRAYNMMFSFTSLGGKIDHSINNGRGPFVFRMSGENYHRIGDIVPEPGQAPKFSQLYIIDTLNEIKNRLDAYAGSDGASAKKLREPLVLLLQNMLDQYNPHVKAFRSARDRFDVEGSTGYRMRLIESRQSDGRTHNLPTANEVAALIPGDFVLNMEPRDIVLESTSGKLQRISELHPAYLPLQYPLLFPYGEDGFRLNIPIGFEDTAGRKRKNVTMREYFAFRILERKGEAPTITRSGRLFHQFLVDAYTMIESSRLRYLWLNQKKLRSVSYDAIQKVAAKGGAKMAEQGSRIFIPATFTGGKRYMKQHYYDAMALCKYYGFPDLFITFTCNPKWPEVTRYLKKYNLTAEDRPEILCRVFKMKLDNLIEFLTNKDGSLFGPVSAVMYTIEFQKRGMPHAHILVFMQNGAKFPTADHIDTIISAEIPDKTVDPDLYAIVGDCMMHGPCGPAKKDNVCMVNGKCSKMFPKRLNIRTSIDANGFPAYMRRIDGRFIEKNGIRLDNGYVVPYNRNLMLRYHAHMNVEWCIQTRAVKYLFKYIHKGPDYASAAMDKEDEDGVIDEIKTYYDCKKLGFHLPDQELVFFDEDEPIESILKKKSVNQSMFLAWFIANQKYPEARDLTYAEFPTKFVWKASMREWVPRKRGFAIGRIAHINPAQDELYFLRVMLNWVRGPKSYEDIRTVDGVVYSTYEDACYALGLMDDDKEYIEAIKDCSDNSSGTYARKLFSRMLVSKTLSQPHVVWEATWEYLTDDILYKKRRETGNPELNLTIDHIKNIALTEIENHLLSNGRSLQKWPLMPKPDDFGCYNGNRLIDDELKYVVEDQLKENERLMAMITDEQRGVYNEILDAVLNDSGGVFFLYGYGGTGKTFVYRALSSAIRSRRMIVLNTASSGIAALLLEGGRTAHSRFGIPIDADEFTTCKKMEPGSDRAELVKAAKLIVWDEAPMMSRHCFETLDRSMRDIIRSSEDKPFGGKVVVFGGDFRQILPVIPGGGRAETVLQALNSSYLWEHCKVLKLTKNMRLLAGLTDDAAKDLQSFSKWILDVGDGKINLPNDGQVDIDIPSDLLIKNIGEDPIQTIAKELSGEYKVYLSSDSIIPSDVDVEENVTYPAEFLNSVRVAGMPRHNLKLKVGAPIMCLRNLDLVDGLCNGTRLIVTQLLPHVIEGRIITGNSTAGDKVWIPRMYVSPPDTKFPFRMRRRQFPVTLAFAMTINKSQGQTLESVGLFLPRPVFSHGQLYVALSREGWVVMTTKIDTISFSEKSVLTILIMVSP from the exons CTTATAATAATCGATATGAAATGGAGAGTGAGTCTGAAAATGAAGATGAATATGACGACAATCAGACTTACAGTGGCTATCCTGGTGGAGAGTCTTTGATAAACCCATCACCACAACATATCCCACAACAAGAAAATCATACCGTTACTTCATCTATTACTATAGGGTTACAAAAAAACG GTTATTACGACGAAGGGGATCCAGTTTGGAATTGTAGGTTTTGTCAAGCATACATGTGGTATGGTGAAAGAATTGGAAAACGCCGTCGTAGCAAGAAACCTGTCTTCTCAATGTGTTGTAAACATGGAAAAGTTGTGCTTCCTCGCCTCGCGAATCCTCCAATGGAGTTAATGTATTTGTTATGCAAAGGAGACGAATTAAGTAAACATTATCGAGAGTTTATCCGAGCTTACAATATGATGTTCTCTTTCACATCACTTGGGGGGAAGATAGATCATTCTATTAACAATGGTCGTGGACCATTTGTTTTTCGAATGTCCGGTGAGAACTATCATCGTATTGGTGATATAGTTCCCGAGCCTGGACAAGCTCCAAAATTCTCCCAGCTGTATATCATTGATACTTTAAATGAGATAAAAAATAGACTTGACGCTTATGCCGG GTCGGACGGAGCTAGCGCTAAGAAACTAAGAGAAccacttgttcttcttctgcagAATATGTTAGATCAGTATAATCCTCATGTTAAGGCTTTTAGATCTGCAAGAGATAGGTTCGACGTGGAAGGATCAACAGGTTATAGGATGAGGTTGATTGAAAGTCGGCAATCTGATGGACGGACCCATAATCTGCCCACTGCAAATGAAGTTGCTGCTTTGATACCTggagattttgttttaaatatggaGCCCCGAGATATTGTTCTAGAGAGTACAAGTGGAAAGTTGCAAAGGATAAGTGAATTACATCCGGCGTATTTGCCTCTGCAGTATCCACTATTGTTTCCATATGGAGAGGATGGTTTTCGATTAAATATTCCAATTGGTTTTGAAGACACGGCTGGGAGAAAACGCAAAAATGTAACTATGCGTGAATACTTTGCATTTCGCATTTTAGAGAGGAAGGGGGAAGCACCCACGATTACGAGATCCGGAAGATTGTTTCATCAGTTCCTTGTGGACGCCTACACAATGATAGAATCGAGTAGACTGCGTTACTTATGGCTGAATCAGAAAAAACTCCGGTCAGTTAGTTATGATGCAATCCAGAAGGTAGCTGCAAAAGGCGGAGCTAAGATGGCTGAGCAAGGGAGCCGAATTTTCATTCCAGCAACTTTCACCGGAGGAAAACGTTATATGAAGCAGCATTACTACGATGCCATGGCTTTGTGCAAGTACTATGGATTTCCAGATCTTTTCATCACTTTTACGTGCAATCCAAAATGGCCTGAAGTTACAAGGTATCTGAAAAAATATAACCTTACCGCCGAAGACAGACCTGAAATTTTGTGTAGAGTTTTCAAGATGAAACTCGATAATCTTATTGAGTTTTTGACAAACAAGGACGGCTCCTTATTTGGCCCAGTTTCTGCAG TAATGTACACGATTGAGTTTCAGAAAAGAGGAATGCCACACGCTCATATTCTCGTCTTCATGCAAAATGGAGCCAAATTTCCAACAGCTGATCATATAGACACTATTATATCGGCTGAGATACCTGACAAGACGGTAGATCCAGACCTGTATGCAATCGTTGGGGATTGTATGATGCATGGTCCTTGCGGTCCAGCAAAGAAGGATAATGTATGTATGGTTAACGGTAAATGCTCTAAGATGTTTCCGAAACGACTGAACATCAGGACATCGATTGACGCAAATGGATTTCCAGCTTACATGCGTCGTATTGATGGTAGGTTCATTGAGAAAAATGGAATCAGATTAGACAATGGATATGTTGTACCTTACAATAGAAACCTCATGCTTAGATATCACGCGCATATGAATGTCGAGTGGTGCATCCAAACGCGTGCTGTTAAGTATCTTTTCAAATATATCCATAAGGGACCTGATTATGCTTCAGCTGCAATggataaagaagatgaagatggcgtCATCGACGAAATCAAAACATATTACGACTGca AGAAACTTGGATTTCATCTCCCTGATCAGGAGCTGGTGTTTTTTGATGAAGATGAACCTATTGAGAGTATCCTCAAGAAAAAATCTGTCAACCAATCCATGTTTCTGGCGTGGTTCATAGCAAATCAAAAATATCCAGAGGCAAGAGATTTGACATATGCCGAATTTCcaacaaaatttgtttggaaagcAAGTATGAGAGAATGGGTACCACGTAAACGAGGCTTTGCGATAGGGAGGATTGCACATATTAATCCAGCACAAGATGAGCTATATTTCTTAAGAGTAATGCTAAATTGGGTAAGAGGGCCGAAATCGTACGAGGATATAAGAACAGTTGATGGTGTTGTATATTCTACATACGAAGATGCTTGCTATGCTTTGGGTTTGATGGATGATGACAAGGAATACATAGAAGCTATCAAAGATTGTAGTGATAATAGTTCTGGCACGTATGCGAGGAAGCTTTTTTCGAGAATGTTGGTATCCAAAACATTATCTCAGCCTCACGTTGTGTGGGAAGCTACTTGGGAGTATCTAACCGACGATATTCTCTACAAGAAACGACGAGAAACTGGAAATCCCG agTTGAACTTGACCATAGATCATATCAAAAACATTGCTCTAACCGAGATTGAAAATCATTTGCTTAGCAATGGTCGTAGCCTCCAGAAATGGCCCCTAATGCCAAAGCCAGATGATTTTGGTTGTTACAACGGCAATCGCCTTATAGATGATGAGCTTAAGTATGTTGTGGAAGATCAGCTAAAGGAAAATGAAAGACTTATGGCGATGATAACAGATGAGCAAAGAGGGGTTTACAACGAGATTTTGGATGCAGTTTTAAATGATAGCGGTGGAGTGTTCTTTCTTTATGGTTATGGAGGCACAGGTAAAACCTTCGTATATAGAGCACTCTCATCAGCAATCCGATCTAGACGTATGATTGTTCTAAATACCGCATCCAGTGGAATTGCTGCATTATTGTTGGAAGGAGGTAGAACCGCACATTCCAGGTTTGGTATTCCGATAGATGCCGACGAGTTTACTACTTGCAAGAAAATGGAGCCAGGATCAGATCGTGCAGAATTAGTTAAAGCAGCAAAGCTCATTGTATGGGATGAGGCGCCTATGATGAGCAGACACTGTTTCGAGACTTTGGATCGTTCTATGCGTGATATTATAAGATCTTCTGAAGACAAACCTTTTGGAGGTAAAGTAGTTGTTTTCGGTGGAGATTTCAGACAGATTTTACCGGTCATACCTGGAGGTGGTAGAGCAGAGACTGTTTTGCAAGCTCTTAATTCGTCATATCTTTGGGAGCACTGCAAAGTTCTGAAGCTAACAAAAAACATGAGATTGCTCGCTGGGCTTACTGATGATGCAGCAAAAGACCTTCAATCCTTCTCAAAATGGATTTTGGATGTTGGAgatggaaaaataaatttgcCAAACGACGGTCAGGTTGACATTGACATCCCTTCTGATCTGTTGATCAAAAATATTGGAGAAGATCCGATTCAAACTATTGCAAAGGag ttgtcaG GTGAATACAAGGTTTACCTTAGCTCTGACAGTATAATCCCATCCGATGTTGATGTAGAAGAAAATGTTACCTATCCAGCAGAGTTTTTGAACAGTGTTAGAGTGGCAGGAATGCCTAGACATAATTTGAAGCTGAAGGTTGGTGCTCCTATTATGTGTCTCCGTAATTTGGATTTGGTAGATGGCTTATGCAATGGTACTAGGCTAATTGTTACTCAGTTGCTCCCACATGTTATAGAAGGTAGAATTATAACTGGAAACAGTACTGCTGGAGACAAAGTCTGGATTCCTAGAATGTATGTCAGTCCACCTGACACAAAGTTTCCCTTCAGGATGCGTCGAAGACAGTTTCCCGTTACACTGGCTTTCGCGATGACCATCAACAAAAGTCAAGGTCAAACACTAGAAAGTGTTGGTTTGTTTTTGCCTAGGCCAGTGTTCTCACATGGTCAGCTCTACGTTGCACTTTCAAGA GAAGG ATGGGTGGTGATGACTACGAAGATCGATACTATTTCATTCTCGGAAAAAAGTGTTCTCACTATTTTGATCATG GTCTCTCCTTGA